In one uncultured Devosia sp. genomic region, the following are encoded:
- a CDS encoding primosomal protein N' — MEDRPDIVAVMVGIAVEGPYSYRVPPGMAVTRGSIVSVPLGPRLIQGVVWGPPKDMVAHNRLRDIAHAYDVPPLSEELLKLVDWVAKYTLAAPGQVLRAVLRSTEALDPPKPVIAYRRTGFEPEKLTPARLRVLDALMDDMAWPKSALVGVTGVSSSVIDGLERAGAVEKLEMPPPPVVLPPDPDSDIARLSDAQQQALGQITALDAHSFGVALLDGVTGGGKTEVFFEAVADTLRAGRQALILLPEIALTNTFIARFTKRFGTKPAEWHSDMTPVQRARVWRGVLDGTVRAVVGARSALFLPFRELGMLVLDEEHDGAYKQADGITYHARDMAVVRAHLANARVILSSATPSVETRNNANVGRYSHVMLTSRFAEAAMPDITAIDMRMDGPDRGQWISPLLAREVFAAMDRGEQALLFLNRRGYAPLTLCKSCGHQYQCPDCSSWMVEHRFRGVLMCHHCGHEVRTPTSCIKCGDTENLVAVGPGIERIAEEAAERFPDARRVILSSDMGSNAQLRERFTEVERGEFDLIIGTQLVSKGHHFEKLSVVGVLDADLGLAHGDPRAAEKTFQILTQVAGRAGRASKTGKAFLQTYHPDHAVMKAMVSGDREAFYAHELMAREAGGLPPFGRLAALIVSANEHDVAMNFAKRLLSAAPMAEGLRLFGPVDAPVAQIRGRHRVRLLAQSGKDFDLSGYVRFWLASGEKITGNLRVQVDIDPMSFM; from the coding sequence ATGGAAGACCGTCCAGACATTGTCGCCGTCATGGTGGGGATCGCCGTCGAGGGACCCTATAGCTATCGTGTTCCTCCCGGTATGGCGGTGACGCGCGGCTCGATCGTGTCCGTGCCTTTGGGGCCACGGCTGATCCAGGGCGTGGTCTGGGGACCGCCCAAGGATATGGTGGCGCATAACCGGCTGCGCGACATTGCCCATGCCTATGACGTGCCGCCGCTCAGCGAGGAACTGCTGAAACTGGTGGATTGGGTGGCCAAATACACCTTGGCAGCGCCCGGGCAGGTGTTGCGCGCCGTGCTGCGCTCCACGGAAGCGCTCGATCCGCCCAAGCCGGTGATCGCCTATCGCCGTACCGGCTTTGAACCGGAAAAGCTGACGCCGGCCCGGCTGCGGGTGCTCGATGCGCTGATGGATGACATGGCCTGGCCCAAATCGGCCTTGGTCGGCGTGACGGGCGTGTCCTCCTCGGTCATCGACGGGCTGGAGCGCGCCGGGGCGGTGGAAAAGTTGGAGATGCCGCCGCCACCGGTGGTGCTGCCGCCCGACCCCGACAGCGATATCGCCAGGCTTTCCGATGCGCAGCAGCAGGCACTTGGCCAGATCACCGCACTCGATGCCCATAGTTTTGGCGTGGCGCTGCTCGATGGCGTCACCGGCGGCGGCAAGACGGAAGTGTTCTTCGAGGCCGTGGCCGATACATTGCGGGCCGGCCGGCAGGCGCTGATCCTGCTACCCGAAATCGCGCTGACCAATACGTTCATTGCCCGCTTCACCAAGCGTTTCGGCACCAAGCCGGCCGAATGGCATTCCGACATGACGCCGGTGCAACGGGCCCGCGTGTGGCGCGGTGTGCTGGATGGCACGGTGCGGGCGGTGGTTGGCGCGCGTTCGGCACTGTTCCTGCCGTTTCGCGAATTGGGCATGCTGGTGCTCGATGAAGAGCATGACGGCGCCTACAAGCAGGCCGATGGCATCACCTACCACGCCCGCGACATGGCCGTGGTGCGGGCGCATCTTGCCAATGCGCGGGTGATCCTGTCCTCGGCCACGCCATCGGTTGAAACGCGCAACAATGCCAATGTGGGCCGCTATTCCCATGTGATGCTGACCAGCCGCTTTGCCGAAGCGGCCATGCCCGACATCACGGCCATCGACATGCGCATGGATGGGCCCGATCGAGGGCAGTGGATTTCGCCGCTGCTGGCGCGCGAAGTCTTTGCCGCCATGGACCGGGGCGAGCAGGCGCTGCTGTTCCTCAACCGACGCGGCTATGCGCCTCTGACCCTCTGCAAGAGCTGCGGCCATCAGTATCAATGCCCGGATTGCTCATCCTGGATGGTGGAGCATCGCTTCCGCGGCGTGCTCATGTGCCATCATTGCGGCCATGAGGTGCGGACGCCGACCAGTTGCATCAAATGCGGCGATACCGAAAACCTGGTGGCGGTTGGGCCTGGCATCGAACGCATTGCCGAGGAAGCAGCCGAGCGCTTCCCCGATGCACGGCGGGTGATTCTGTCGTCGGACATGGGCAGCAATGCCCAGTTGCGCGAACGCTTTACCGAAGTCGAGCGAGGGGAATTCGATCTCATCATCGGCACGCAACTGGTCTCCAAAGGCCATCATTTCGAAAAGCTTTCGGTGGTCGGCGTGCTCGATGCCGATCTGGGGCTGGCCCATGGCGACCCGCGCGCCGCTGAAAAGACCTTCCAGATCCTGACCCAGGTGGCGGGCCGCGCCGGCCGGGCGTCCAAGACCGGCAAGGCGTTTCTCCAGACCTATCACCCCGACCACGCCGTGATGAAAGCCATGGTCAGCGGCGATCGCGAGGCTTTCTATGCGCATGAACTCATGGCCCGCGAGGCCGGCGGTCTGCCGCCTTTCGGGCGCCTCGCGGCGCTGATCGTTTCGGCCAATGAGCATGACGTGGCGATGAATTTTGCCAAACGACTGCTCTCCGCTGCGCCCATGGCCGAAGGCCTGCGCCTCTTCGGTCCCGTCGATGCGCCCGTCGCCCAAATTCGCGGCCGCCATCGCGTGCGCCTGCTGGCCCAGTCCGGCAAAGACTTCGATCTGTCCGGCTATGTCCGCTTCTGGCTGGCCTCGGGCGAAAAGATCACCGGCAACCTGCGGGTGCAGGTGGATATCGATCCAATGAGTTTTATGTAG
- a CDS encoding type II toxin-antitoxin system RelE/ParE family toxin has translation MPNRAIELTPQAQDDWTSIWDYGIANWSAKTAKSYYDAFADRIEALALGAIIGFPVPSYPGLLKSPTGSHVVYYRLSNSKLLVIRILHHSMDTDRNL, from the coding sequence ATGCCAAACCGGGCGATTGAGCTTACGCCTCAGGCCCAGGACGACTGGACTTCGATCTGGGACTACGGGATCGCCAACTGGTCCGCCAAAACTGCAAAATCCTACTACGATGCGTTTGCAGACAGAATTGAAGCATTGGCGCTGGGCGCTATTATCGGCTTTCCGGTGCCAAGTTACCCCGGCCTTTTGAAGAGCCCCACGGGCTCGCACGTCGTCTACTATCGGCTCTCGAACTCGAAGTTGCTGGTCATTCGTATCCTGCATCACAGCATGGACACGGACCGCAACCTTTAG
- a CDS encoding type II toxin-antitoxin system ParD family antitoxin: MARNTSVSLNDHFADFIDEQVGTGNYGSPSDVVLAGLSLLEEQQAKVKALRDALREGEESGEPIPFDRDAFLLRLQARHAKPGD, translated from the coding sequence ATGGCCCGCAACACCTCAGTCTCACTGAACGACCATTTTGCCGATTTCATCGACGAGCAGGTCGGCACCGGAAACTATGGATCGCCAAGCGATGTGGTCCTGGCAGGCCTGAGCTTGCTTGAAGAGCAGCAGGCCAAGGTCAAGGCGTTGCGGGACGCACTGCGAGAAGGTGAAGAGTCCGGAGAGCCGATCCCGTTTGATCGCGATGCTTTTTTGCTGAGGCTTCAGGCGCGCCATGCCAAACCGGGCGATTGA
- a CDS encoding F0F1 ATP synthase subunit delta, with translation MAAQNSVLTQIARPYASALFDLASSENQLASVETSLSDVSRLIGESADFARFLRSPVIAGDEKAVALDAVLAKAKTNELVANFLRLVAKNGRLFALDAIIASFRDLAAAARGEVTADVTSAAPLNDAQAKALGETLKAKLGKSVTLNQFVDPSLIGGLQVKVGSQMIDSSLKTKLAAMKIAMKEVG, from the coding sequence TTGGCAGCGCAGAATTCAGTGCTTACCCAGATCGCCCGGCCATATGCGTCGGCTCTGTTCGATCTCGCTTCGAGCGAGAACCAGTTGGCATCTGTTGAAACGTCGCTTTCCGACGTTTCCCGCCTGATCGGGGAAAGTGCAGATTTCGCACGCTTCCTGCGCTCGCCGGTGATTGCCGGTGATGAAAAGGCCGTGGCGCTCGACGCCGTGCTGGCCAAGGCCAAGACCAATGAGCTGGTCGCCAATTTCCTGCGTCTCGTCGCCAAGAATGGCCGGCTGTTCGCGCTCGATGCCATCATTGCATCGTTCCGCGATCTGGCTGCTGCCGCGCGCGGTGAAGTGACCGCAGACGTGACGTCGGCCGCGCCGCTCAATGACGCGCAGGCCAAGGCGCTGGGCGAGACGCTCAAGGCCAAGCTGGGCAAGTCGGTTACGCTCAATCAATTCGTCGATCCCTCGCTGATCGGTGGCCTTCAGGTGAAGGTCGGCAGCCAGATGATCGATTCTTCGCTCAAGACAAAACTCGCCGCGATGAAGATCGCCATGAAAGAGGTCGGATAA
- the atpA gene encoding F0F1 ATP synthase subunit alpha — translation MDIKAAEISAILKDQIKNFGQEAQVSEVGQVLSVGDGIARVYGLDKVQAGELVEFPGGIKGMALNLEADNVGVVIFGNDRSIKEGDVVKRTGAIVDTPVGPGLLGRVVDGLGNPIDGKGPIEHTERRRVDVKAPGILPRKSVHEPMSTGLKAIDALIPIGRGQRELIIGDRQTGKSAIILDTFLNQKPAHDAGASDTDKLYCIYVAVGQKRSTVAQFVKQLEEAGALQYSVVIAATASDPAPLQYIAPFTGCAIGEWFRDNGKHAVIAYDDLTKQAVAYRQMSLLLRRPPGREAYPGDVFYLHSRLLERAAKMNEAHGSGSLTALPVIETQANDVSAYIPTNVISITDGQIFLETNLFFQGIRPAVNVGLSVSRVGGSAQIKAMKQVAGSLKGELSQYREMAAFAQFGSDLDASTQRLLNRGARLTELLKQPQFSPLKTEEQVAVIFAGANGYLDSVPVAKVGDFEKTVLSALRGKYADLLKTIATEKALSDDTRAKLKSALDEIKKTYAA, via the coding sequence ATGGACATCAAAGCCGCGGAAATTTCTGCGATCCTCAAGGACCAGATCAAGAATTTCGGCCAGGAAGCCCAGGTTTCCGAAGTCGGTCAGGTGCTTTCCGTCGGTGACGGTATTGCCCGCGTCTATGGCCTCGACAAGGTGCAGGCCGGTGAGCTCGTCGAGTTCCCGGGCGGCATCAAGGGCATGGCTCTCAATCTCGAAGCCGACAATGTCGGCGTCGTGATCTTCGGCAATGACCGTTCGATCAAGGAAGGCGACGTCGTCAAGCGTACCGGCGCCATCGTGGATACCCCGGTCGGTCCTGGCCTGCTCGGCCGCGTGGTCGATGGTCTGGGCAATCCGATCGACGGCAAGGGTCCGATCGAGCACACCGAGCGTCGCCGCGTCGATGTCAAGGCGCCGGGCATCCTGCCGCGCAAGTCGGTGCATGAGCCCATGTCGACCGGCCTCAAGGCCATCGACGCGCTGATCCCGATCGGCCGTGGCCAGCGCGAGCTGATCATTGGCGATCGCCAGACCGGCAAGTCGGCCATCATTCTCGACACCTTCCTCAACCAGAAGCCCGCTCACGATGCCGGCGCGTCGGATACCGACAAGCTGTACTGCATCTATGTGGCTGTCGGTCAGAAGCGTTCGACCGTTGCCCAGTTCGTCAAGCAGCTCGAAGAAGCTGGCGCCCTGCAGTATTCCGTCGTGATCGCGGCAACCGCCTCCGATCCGGCACCGCTCCAGTATATCGCGCCCTTCACCGGCTGCGCGATCGGCGAGTGGTTCCGCGACAATGGCAAGCATGCCGTTATCGCCTATGACGATCTGACCAAGCAGGCTGTTGCTTACCGTCAGATGTCGCTGCTGCTGCGTCGTCCGCCGGGCCGCGAAGCCTATCCGGGCGACGTGTTCTACCTGCACTCGCGCCTGCTCGAACGCGCTGCCAAGATGAACGAAGCCCATGGCTCGGGCTCGCTGACCGCTCTGCCGGTTATCGAAACCCAGGCAAACGACGTGTCGGCCTATATCCCGACCAATGTGATCTCGATCACCGACGGCCAGATCTTCCTCGAAACCAACCTGTTCTTCCAGGGCATCCGTCCTGCCGTGAACGTGGGTCTGTCGGTTTCGCGCGTTGGTGGCTCGGCCCAGATCAAGGCGATGAAGCAGGTTGCCGGTTCGCTCAAGGGCGAGCTGTCGCAGTACCGCGAAATGGCGGCCTTCGCCCAGTTCGGTTCGGATCTGGATGCTTCCACACAGCGCCTGCTGAACCGTGGTGCGCGCCTGACCGAACTGCTCAAGCAGCCCCAGTTCAGCCCGCTCAAGACTGAAGAGCAGGTTGCGGTGATCTTTGCTGGTGCAAATGGCTATCTGGACTCGGTTCCGGTCGCCAAGGTTGGTGATTTCGAAAAGACCGTGCTGTCTGCCCTGCGTGGCAAGTATGCCGATCTGCTCAAGACCATCGCCACCGAAAAGGCTCTGAGCGACGATACCCGTGCCAAGCTGAAGTCGGCTCTGGACGAGATCAAGAAGACCTACGCGGCTTAA
- a CDS encoding F0F1 ATP synthase subunit gamma, whose translation MPSLKDLKNRIDSVKSTQKITKAMQMVAAAKLRRAQDAAVAARPYAERMGKVLSSLASVYEGQSDAPVLLGGNGKDQVHLLVVATGERGLAGGFNSSIARLARDHANKLLAEGKTVKFLTVGRKGHDILKRQFADKIVETISYREVKNIGFAQANEVSHKVQAMFAAGEFDVATLFFAKFNSVISQVPTALQIIPAKIEKIEGEGEVQNNSTVIYEYEPSEEAIVEDLLPRNISVQVFRAMLENSASFYGAQMSAMDNATRNAGEMIGKLQLSYNRQRQAQITKELIEIISGAEAL comes from the coding sequence ATGCCGTCGCTAAAGGACCTCAAGAACCGGATCGACTCGGTCAAATCGACCCAGAAGATCACCAAGGCCATGCAGATGGTCGCGGCGGCCAAGCTCCGTCGTGCCCAGGATGCGGCCGTTGCTGCACGCCCCTATGCCGAACGCATGGGCAAGGTGCTGTCGAGCCTGGCTTCCGTCTACGAAGGCCAGTCCGATGCGCCGGTGCTGCTGGGCGGCAATGGCAAGGATCAGGTGCATCTGCTGGTGGTTGCCACCGGCGAACGCGGTCTGGCCGGCGGCTTCAACTCGTCGATTGCGCGTCTGGCGCGCGATCACGCCAACAAGCTGCTTGCCGAAGGCAAGACGGTCAAGTTCCTGACCGTTGGCCGCAAGGGTCACGATATCCTCAAGCGCCAGTTTGCCGACAAGATCGTCGAGACGATCAGCTATCGCGAAGTCAAGAATATCGGCTTTGCGCAGGCCAACGAGGTCAGCCACAAGGTTCAGGCCATGTTCGCCGCTGGCGAATTCGACGTGGCCACGCTGTTCTTTGCCAAGTTCAACTCGGTGATCAGCCAGGTGCCGACCGCGCTGCAGATCATTCCCGCCAAGATCGAAAAGATCGAAGGCGAGGGCGAGGTGCAGAACAACTCGACCGTGATCTACGAATACGAGCCGAGCGAAGAGGCGATCGTCGAAGACCTGCTGCCGCGCAACATCTCCGTACAGGTGTTCCGCGCCATGCTGGAAAACAGCGCCTCCTTTTACGGTGCGCAGATGTCCGCCATGGACAATGCGACCCGCAATGCCGGCGAAATGATCGGAAAGCTGCAGCTGAGCTACAATCGCCAGCGCCAGGCCCAGATCACCAAAGAACTCATCGAAATCATCTCGGGCGCCGAAGCGCTCTAA
- the atpD gene encoding F0F1 ATP synthase subunit beta gives MADKKAGRVSQVIGAVVDVVFDDHLPAILNALETTNNGQRLVLEVAQHLGENAVRAIAMDTTEGLVRGTEVTDLGTAISVPVGEATLGRIMNVIGEPIDEAGPIAGDVKREIHQEAPAFAEQNPESQVLVTGIKVVDLIAPYARGGKIGLMGGAGVGKTVLIQELINNVAKAHGGYSVFAGVGERTREGNDLYYEMIESGVNKDPHENNGSSAGSKCALVFGQMNEPPGARARVALTGLTIAENFRDQGQDVLFFVDNIFRFTQAGAEMSALLGRIPSAVGYQPTLATDMGAMQERITTTNKGSITSVQAVYVPADDLTDPAPATSFAHFDAVTVLNRAISEKGIYPAVDPLASNSRILDANTVGLEHYDTARAVQAILQKYKALQDIIAILGMDELSEEDKLTVARARKIERFMSQPFDVAEVFTGSPGVFVQLEDTIKGFKGLVAGEYDHLPEAAFYMVGTIEDAVKKAQKLAAQAA, from the coding sequence ATGGCAGACAAAAAGGCCGGTCGCGTTTCGCAGGTCATCGGCGCCGTCGTTGACGTCGTTTTCGACGATCACCTGCCCGCCATCCTGAACGCGCTCGAAACCACCAACAATGGCCAGCGCCTGGTGCTCGAAGTTGCCCAGCATCTGGGTGAGAACGCCGTGCGCGCCATCGCCATGGACACGACCGAAGGTCTGGTTCGCGGCACCGAAGTGACCGATCTTGGCACCGCCATCTCGGTTCCGGTTGGCGAAGCCACCCTCGGCCGCATCATGAACGTCATCGGCGAGCCGATCGACGAAGCCGGCCCGATCGCTGGCGACGTGAAGCGCGAGATCCACCAGGAAGCGCCGGCATTTGCCGAGCAGAACCCGGAATCGCAGGTTCTGGTCACCGGCATCAAGGTCGTTGACCTGATCGCTCCCTATGCGCGTGGCGGCAAGATCGGCCTGATGGGCGGCGCCGGCGTGGGCAAGACCGTTCTGATCCAGGAACTGATCAACAACGTCGCCAAGGCGCATGGTGGTTATTCGGTCTTCGCCGGCGTGGGTGAACGCACCCGCGAAGGCAACGACCTCTACTACGAAATGATCGAATCGGGCGTGAACAAGGACCCGCATGAGAACAACGGCTCGTCCGCTGGTTCGAAGTGCGCCCTGGTGTTCGGCCAGATGAACGAACCCCCGGGTGCCCGCGCTCGCGTGGCCCTGACCGGTCTGACCATTGCGGAAAACTTCCGTGACCAGGGCCAGGACGTGCTGTTCTTCGTCGACAACATCTTCCGCTTCACCCAGGCCGGCGCCGAAATGTCGGCTCTGCTGGGCCGCATCCCCTCCGCCGTGGGTTACCAGCCGACGCTGGCGACCGACATGGGCGCGATGCAGGAACGCATCACCACGACCAACAAGGGTTCGATCACATCTGTGCAGGCCGTGTATGTCCCGGCCGACGATTTGACCGACCCGGCTCCTGCGACCTCCTTCGCCCACTTCGACGCCGTGACCGTGCTGAACCGCGCGATCTCGGAAAAGGGCATCTACCCGGCCGTTGATCCGCTGGCATCGAACTCGCGTATTCTCGATGCCAACACCGTTGGTCTCGAGCACTACGATACCGCCCGTGCCGTGCAGGCGATCCTGCAGAAGTACAAGGCGCTGCAGGACATCATCGCCATCCTGGGCATGGATGAACTGTCGGAAGAAGACAAGCTCACGGTTGCTCGTGCTCGTAAAATCGAGCGCTTCATGAGCCAGCCCTTCGACGTGGCCGAAGTCTTCACCGGTTCGCCGGGCGTGTTCGTCCAGCTCGAAGACACCATCAAGGGCTTCAAGGGCCTCGTGGCTGGTGAGTATGATCACCTGCCCGAAGCTGCCTTCTACATGGTCGGCACCATCGAAGATGCCGTCAAGAAGGCCCAGAAGCTGGCTGCCCAGGCTGCCTAA
- a CDS encoding F0F1 ATP synthase subunit epsilon, translating into MAEGLKIEIVSPERLVLSETVTSVTVPGTEGYFTVMGDHSPFMTTLRSGFITVNGLNGQDAIFFVKGGFADVSPEGLTILAEESVPFAEFDHADLQAQIKSAEAELAKAETPDDKSYTQEIVSGLLNLALEAGQLNGVHIH; encoded by the coding sequence ATGGCTGAAGGCCTCAAGATCGAGATCGTTTCGCCCGAGCGGCTGGTGCTGTCCGAAACCGTGACCTCGGTCACCGTGCCCGGCACCGAAGGCTATTTCACCGTCATGGGCGATCACTCGCCGTTCATGACGACGCTGCGCAGCGGCTTCATCACCGTCAATGGTCTGAACGGCCAGGATGCGATCTTCTTCGTCAAGGGCGGCTTTGCCGATGTCTCGCCAGAAGGCCTGACGATCCTGGCCGAGGAATCCGTACCCTTCGCCGAATTCGACCATGCCGACCTGCAGGCACAGATCAAGTCTGCCGAAGCCGAACTCGCCAAGGCAGAGACCCCCGACGACAAGTCCTATACCCAGGAAATCGTTTCGGGCCTGCTCAATCTGGCGCTCGAAGCCGGCCAGCTCAACGGCGTGCATATCCACTAG
- a CDS encoding aspartate/glutamate racemase family protein translates to MKTIGLIGGMSWESTAHYYRVLNQEVATRLGGLHSAPLIVHSVDFAPIAEMQSAGDWDGAGRQLAEIAKGLEQAGAAVIGLATNTMHIVADQITSTISVPFVHIADPTSDALLADGFKTVGLLGTRFTMEMGFYRDRLSERGLTSLIPEVERTNLNGIIYDELCRGIIRDESRQAYVAAIERLKARGAEAVILGCTEITMLIDDSVSPLPVYDTTDLHAKALVVAALQ, encoded by the coding sequence ATGAAGACCATCGGCCTGATCGGCGGCATGAGCTGGGAATCGACCGCCCACTATTATCGCGTGCTGAACCAGGAAGTGGCCACGCGCCTCGGTGGCCTCCATTCGGCGCCGTTGATTGTTCATTCGGTGGATTTTGCGCCGATTGCGGAAATGCAATCCGCCGGCGACTGGGACGGCGCAGGCCGGCAACTGGCCGAGATCGCCAAAGGGCTGGAACAGGCCGGCGCGGCAGTGATTGGCCTTGCGACCAACACCATGCATATCGTCGCCGATCAGATTACCAGCACCATCTCCGTGCCCTTCGTCCATATCGCCGACCCCACCAGCGACGCCTTGCTGGCCGATGGCTTCAAGACGGTGGGCCTGCTGGGCACCCGCTTCACCATGGAAATGGGCTTTTACCGCGATCGCCTCTCCGAGCGCGGGCTGACGTCTCTGATCCCCGAGGTTGAGCGCACCAATCTCAATGGCATCATCTATGACGAACTCTGCCGCGGTATCATCCGCGATGAATCGCGGCAGGCCTATGTCGCCGCCATCGAGCGCCTCAAGGCCCGCGGCGCCGAGGCGGTGATCCTGGGCTGTACCGAAATCACCATGCTGATCGACGACAGCGTCAGCCCGCTGCCGGTCTATGACACTACCGACCTGCACGCCAAAGCGCTGGTAGTCGCCGCGCTGCAGTAG
- a CDS encoding RNA pyrophosphohydrolase has translation MSARPTRDSLPYRDCVGIAVFNQQGEVFIGKRRGEDDPEKSAAQGAPWQMPQGGIDRGEDPLKAALRELFEETNMSSVSLLAEAPEWIFYDLPDEALGTALKGKYRGQRQRWFAFAFTGDENEINVIKPGGGKHKAEFDDWRWEKLSRTPGLIVPFKKDAYDKVVEAFADIPGRFA, from the coding sequence ATGTCCGCCCGTCCGACCCGAGATTCCCTGCCCTATCGCGATTGTGTGGGCATTGCCGTGTTCAATCAGCAGGGCGAGGTCTTCATCGGCAAGCGGCGCGGCGAGGACGATCCCGAAAAAAGCGCCGCCCAAGGCGCACCCTGGCAGATGCCGCAGGGCGGGATCGATAGGGGCGAGGATCCGCTGAAGGCCGCCTTGCGCGAGCTGTTCGAGGAAACCAACATGTCTTCGGTGAGCCTCCTCGCCGAAGCGCCCGAATGGATCTTCTACGACCTGCCGGACGAGGCGCTTGGTACGGCGCTCAAGGGCAAGTATCGCGGCCAGCGCCAGCGCTGGTTTGCCTTTGCCTTCACCGGCGACGAGAACGAGATCAATGTGATCAAGCCCGGCGGCGGCAAGCACAAAGCCGAGTTCGACGACTGGCGCTGGGAAAAACTCAGCCGCACGCCCGGCCTGATCGTGCCGTTCAAGAAGGACGCTTACGACAAGGTGGTGGAAGCGTTCGCCGATATTCCGGGGCGCTTTGCATGA
- a CDS encoding divergent polysaccharide deacetylase family protein yields MADDLSTPLTGRKRKPGTRPHIPVARILFAILALIGIGFGLRILLTDDPNGGRPSQEVAITSMRGQNDVANDVSTGPVTITADPQQYPAGSEPPEAVEPHGSIAVAGLPDAYGALPDLSEETSDGPIPRIAATGLTPFAAYASPAGASEGPRIAVIVTGLGINEQGSLDAIDTLPAPVTLAFAPYGKTLANTVSAARIAGHEVMLEIPLEPFDYPQNDPGPQTLLTGETPRANLDKLFWLMSRFGGYTGVINNMGARFTSSAADFSPIMEELGARGLGYIDDGSSNRSLAPQLATGNKVPFSKADLVIDANPSRQAILAALASLETKALENGQAIGIVSALPISMAAINEWSRDLEGKGVSLVPASALMK; encoded by the coding sequence ATGGCCGACGATCTTTCCACCCCGCTGACCGGCCGCAAGCGCAAGCCCGGCACACGACCACACATCCCCGTGGCGCGCATTCTGTTCGCCATCCTGGCGCTGATCGGCATCGGTTTCGGACTGCGCATCTTGCTGACCGATGATCCCAATGGCGGTCGCCCGAGCCAGGAAGTTGCCATCACCTCCATGCGCGGCCAGAACGATGTGGCCAACGACGTGTCGACCGGCCCGGTGACCATCACGGCCGATCCCCAGCAATATCCCGCTGGCAGCGAACCACCCGAGGCCGTCGAGCCGCATGGCTCCATAGCAGTCGCAGGCCTGCCTGACGCCTATGGCGCTCTGCCCGATCTCAGCGAGGAAACCAGCGACGGCCCCATTCCCCGCATTGCCGCAACCGGCCTGACGCCTTTTGCCGCCTATGCCTCGCCGGCCGGCGCCAGCGAGGGACCACGCATCGCTGTGATCGTCACCGGCCTTGGTATCAACGAACAGGGCTCGCTCGACGCCATCGACACCCTGCCGGCGCCTGTTACCCTGGCCTTCGCGCCCTATGGCAAGACGCTGGCCAACACGGTTTCAGCGGCTCGGATCGCCGGCCATGAAGTCATGCTCGAAATCCCGCTCGAACCTTTCGACTATCCGCAGAACGACCCCGGCCCACAGACCCTGCTGACCGGCGAGACGCCGCGCGCCAACCTCGACAAGCTGTTCTGGCTGATGTCGCGCTTTGGCGGCTATACCGGCGTCATCAACAATATGGGCGCCCGCTTCACCTCGTCCGCCGCAGACTTCTCCCCCATCATGGAAGAACTGGGGGCGCGAGGCCTCGGCTATATCGATGACGGTTCGTCCAATCGGTCACTGGCCCCGCAACTGGCCACTGGCAACAAGGTGCCTTTCTCCAAGGCAGATCTGGTCATTGATGCCAACCCATCCCGCCAGGCCATTCTGGCAGCGCTTGCCAGCCTTGAAACCAAGGCGCTGGAGAATGGACAGGCAATTGGTATTGTCTCTGCACTGCCCATTTCGATGGCAGCGATCAACGAATGGTCGCGCGACCTCGAAGGCAAAGGTGTTTCGCTGGTGCCCGCCAGCGCATTGATGAAATAG